GCTTCAACCACCACGTCGAAGAACGTGTCCCGCTGATTATCTATTCTTCGTCGCGATTCTTCGGTCAAACCAACATTATCCCGTCGCTGTTGCCGGAAAACGTCGGCGGCTTTACCGAATTCATGAAGGGGCGTGTCGTGCTCCCCTTCAACGGCTCCTATGCCGCCTTCCGCCATGTGCTGCAGCATGAACTGGTCCATGTGTTCACGATGTCAAAGCTGTCGGCGGTCGGACGCGCGCATCGCCGGTTGTCGACCCACGCCGCGCCGCTGTGGTTCACCGAAGGCCTCGCCGAATACTACTCGCGCCCGTGGCAGACCGACGCCGATATGGTGCTCAGCGACTTGGTCCTCTCCGGCCGTTTTCACGGATTGGAGCGCATGGGGCAGATCTACGGCACGTACCTCATGTACAAAGAGGGCGAATCATTCTGCCATTTCATCGCCGAAGAGTACGGCGATGAATACCTGATCTACCTGTTGGACAATTGGTGGCGGGGTGAAAATTTCGAGGAAGTCGCCGCCATCACCTTCGGCCGCCCGCTTGAGAAAATCGGTCGCGAATGGGAATACTGGCTCAAGAAGAAATACTACCCGACCATCGCCCAGTACGAACTCCCCGACCGCGTCTATATTAAGCGCACGCAGTCGGGATACAACGTCAAACCGGTGCCGATCCGGCTCAACGTCAACGGCGAGCTGGTGGACCGGATCGTTTTCAAGGGCAACCGCCTCGGCTACGGCGGCCTCTACATGACCAACCGCGAGAGCGCCCCCGCCGAATCGCATGTCGAAACGCTGCTGAAGGCCGGACGCTCTCCGCGCTTCGAGTCGCTCAATCTCTTAAACTCGTCGCTGGATGTCTCGCCCGACGGCGTGGTCCTGTTTTCTTCGTTGCGGCACGAACGCGAAGTGCTCTACACGATGGACGTGCGCACGCGCAAGATTCTCGACGAATACGATTTCGATTCGCTCTATGCCATCCAGTCGCCGTCGTTCGACGAGGACTGCCGGCGCATCGTCTTCTCCGGAGCGCGCAAAGACGGCATCTTCGACCTGTATCTCTTCGAGCCGGACTCCGACCGCCTGACCCGGTTGACCAACGACGTCTACCTCGACGCCGATCCGGTGTTCACGCCCGATGGTACACAGATCGTCTTCGCCTCCGACCGCGGACGACACGGCGAAGACGGCAAGCTCAACCTGTACCGCTGTGATTTGGCGACGCACGCGGTCACCGAGTTGTACACCGGGCCGTTCACTGCCCGCTCGCCGTCGTTTTCTCCCGATGGCGGAGCGATGGTGTTTACCTCGGACGCCAAGGGGCACGCCGACATCTATCGCCTGATCGGCCAGGGACGCATCGACCGGCTGACCAATCTGGCCACCGGCGTGTTCGATCCGCGATATCGCCCCGATGGGTCCGGGCTCGTCTTTGCCGCCTATCAGAACATGGGATTTCAGATTTACGAGATGGACTTGCCCGATACCGCAACGGCCGAGTTTGTCGAGTTGGGGCAGAAGGAGTGGACCCCGCAATGGCAGCCGGTCGAAGGACAGGGTGAAGTGGCTGCGGGCGCCGTCGACTATCGCAA
This genomic stretch from Candidatus Zixiibacteriota bacterium harbors:
- a CDS encoding BamA/TamA family outer membrane protein, whose protein sequence is MPATIKYRRTEWRTTWCILCALLWLIPTAARAQFYFGKNKVQYTEFDWRVLATEHFDIYFYEGERWLADVAAESAERSYDILADRFNHHVEERVPLIIYSSSRFFGQTNIIPSLLPENVGGFTEFMKGRVVLPFNGSYAAFRHVLQHELVHVFTMSKLSAVGRAHRRLSTHAAPLWFTEGLAEYYSRPWQTDADMVLSDLVLSGRFHGLERMGQIYGTYLMYKEGESFCHFIAEEYGDEYLIYLLDNWWRGENFEEVAAITFGRPLEKIGREWEYWLKKKYYPTIAQYELPDRVYIKRTQSGYNVKPVPIRLNVNGELVDRIVFKGNRLGYGGLYMTNRESAPAESHVETLLKAGRSPRFESLNLLNSSLDVSPDGVVLFSSLRHEREVLYTMDVRTRKILDEYDFDSLYAIQSPSFDEDCRRIVFSGARKDGIFDLYLFEPDSDRLTRLTNDVYLDADPVFTPDGTQIVFASDRGRHGEDGKLNLYRCDLATHAVTELYTGPFTARSPSFSPDGGAMVFTSDAKGHADIYRLIGQGRIDRLTNLATGVFDPRYRPDGSGLVFAAYQNMGFQIYEMDLPDTATAEFVELGQKEWTPQWQPVEGQGEVAAGAVDYRKKFSFDLAQSAVSFDAFYGTVGGFQTALTDILGDHQYYFLVANNAGSKDEIFESFSAAATYFNRKRRLNYGYGLFHLSTRYDDRIEGPIKERQYGVAGHLAYPVSKYRRIETSLYVRRSDRDVLVGERRRGVLATPFLSLVHDNSLWDITGPIDGWRLILSVGVTGDLTNYRTLNRLAIIDARKYFRLGAYSAFAMRFLYQTSTGDEPQRRYFGGSWDLRGYPRRGEYTRNVMLISNELRFPLIDALFVGFPVAQLGFQAIRGAIFFDAGNAWEDDFGRMKGSVGAGARVALGYFTALRFDWARRTDFRKLEDKTRFEFFFGWNF